In one Kiritimatiellia bacterium genomic region, the following are encoded:
- the ybeY gene encoding rRNA maturation RNase YbeY: MIVHLLNRQAICKPDTAAVKRLAAFLMGQAAKKGESRFAELSLLLTDDDGIREIKRQFFDRDRVTDVISFSLRPPPAGGRRRTAEIAVNMEQALREGRKRKGAEREFALYLAHGCNHLAGHDDRTLQEQTSMRRRETRWLKEASALHLLTELFRPARRQRARNTPAGG; the protein is encoded by the coding sequence ATGATTGTCCATCTGCTCAATCGCCAGGCAATCTGCAAACCGGATACGGCCGCGGTCAAAAGACTGGCCGCGTTCCTGATGGGGCAGGCGGCAAAGAAAGGCGAAAGCCGTTTTGCCGAGTTGTCGCTCCTGCTGACGGACGATGACGGCATCCGGGAAATCAAGCGGCAGTTTTTTGACCGCGACCGCGTTACCGACGTTATCAGCTTTTCCCTCCGTCCCCCGCCCGCGGGCGGCCGCCGGCGGACGGCTGAAATCGCGGTCAACATGGAGCAAGCCCTCCGCGAGGGCAGGAAAAGGAAAGGGGCGGAGCGCGAATTCGCTTTATATCTGGCGCACGGCTGCAACCACCTGGCCGGCCATGACGACCGGACCCTTCAGGAGCAAACAAGCATGCGCCGGCGCGAAACGCGCTGGCTGAAAGAGGCGTCCGCTTTGCATTTGCTGACGGAATTGTTCCGGCCGGCGCGCCGGCAACGGGCGCGCAACACGCCTGCCGGCGGATGA
- a CDS encoding pyridoxal phosphate-dependent aminotransferase: MRKKIFNPKTAFLQYGIREVVELAQQLGEADPQFKFVGENIGDPVAKKWQVPVFVKKILADIVRNDNKIFGYAHSRGMLQSRQWVADCAKKLAPSSRLDAEHVLFTNGLGAAISLFYRTLRPGTRIIQPHPGYPCHISNEKFAAGQPSIGYRADPDNNWAPDLEHLESQIKKHPEIAGILLINPNNPTGAVYNQDTLERVVQLAGRHRLMLISDEVYFRLVFNKTKYVHLTELAARRVPLIVMRGMSKDIPWPGGRCGWLEFHNSGLDRDFDLFFESMKKPLLLEVCAAALPQAAAPLIYESPHYARWLRQYTAELEQISNDIAGMLGKIPGIKVRPIQGAFYLMALFEKGLLNRRQKLPVKNARAAAIIRRLTADPGCPPDKRFAYYTLASTGICVVPASDFSSPFPGFRVTTLDRVSARRRQIYQRLAQAIRDYLASA; the protein is encoded by the coding sequence ATGCGAAAAAAAATATTTAACCCAAAAACAGCGTTCCTACAGTACGGCATCCGGGAAGTCGTGGAACTGGCCCAGCAACTCGGCGAGGCCGACCCTCAATTCAAATTCGTGGGCGAAAATATCGGCGACCCGGTGGCCAAGAAATGGCAGGTGCCGGTTTTTGTCAAAAAAATCCTGGCGGATATTGTCAGAAACGACAATAAAATTTTCGGTTACGCCCATTCAAGGGGCATGCTGCAAAGCCGGCAATGGGTCGCCGACTGCGCAAAAAAGCTCGCTCCTTCCAGCCGCCTTGACGCCGAACATGTCCTGTTTACCAACGGACTGGGCGCCGCCATCAGTCTGTTTTACCGGACGCTCAGACCGGGCACCCGCATCATCCAGCCGCACCCCGGATACCCCTGCCATATTTCCAATGAAAAATTTGCCGCCGGCCAGCCTTCCATAGGATACCGCGCCGATCCGGATAATAACTGGGCGCCCGACCTGGAACATCTGGAAAGCCAGATAAAAAAGCACCCGGAAATTGCCGGCATTTTGCTGATCAATCCCAACAACCCGACCGGCGCGGTTTACAATCAAGACACGCTGGAAAGGGTGGTGCAACTGGCCGGGCGCCACCGCTTAATGCTGATCTCCGATGAAGTCTATTTCCGGCTGGTTTTCAACAAGACCAAATATGTCCACCTGACCGAGCTGGCGGCCCGGCGCGTTCCGCTCATTGTCATGCGCGGCATGTCCAAAGACATTCCCTGGCCGGGCGGACGCTGCGGCTGGCTTGAATTCCATAACAGCGGCCTGGACAGGGACTTTGACCTTTTTTTTGAAAGCATGAAAAAACCCCTTCTGCTGGAAGTCTGCGCGGCGGCCCTGCCGCAGGCCGCCGCGCCTCTTATTTACGAAAGCCCGCACTACGCCCGCTGGCTGCGGCAATACACGGCCGAGCTGGAACAGATCAGCAATGACATTGCCGGGATGCTGGGAAAAATTCCCGGCATAAAGGTCCGCCCGATCCAGGGCGCTTTTTACCTGATGGCGCTCTTTGAAAAAGGACTGCTCAACCGGCGGCAGAAACTGCCCGTGAAAAACGCGCGCGCAGCCGCCATTATCCGGCGACTGACAGCGGATCCCGGTTGTCCGCCGGATAAAAGATTCGCCTATTACACGCTGGCCTCCACGGGCATATGCGTCGTGCCCGCCAGCGACTTTTCCTCGCCTTTTCCCGGCTTCCGCGTTACCACGCTTGACCGCGTCTCCGCGCGCCGCCGGCAGATTTACCAACGCCTTGCGCAGGCAATCCGCGATTACCTGGCTTCGGCGTAA
- a CDS encoding HIT domain-containing protein — MKRIWAPWRMKYILKSRQKGCFLCDIIKASRDQRNFVLQRGQFCILLLNRYPYNNGHLMVAPYKHADALESLAPEETAEMMRLASGVCRALRKCLKPDGFNLGLNIGAAAGAGLKDHLHLHIVPRWEGDTNFMPVLGGVKIIPQPLEEVWRKLRKALNSDQ, encoded by the coding sequence ATGAAAAGAATCTGGGCGCCCTGGCGCATGAAATACATATTGAAGTCCCGGCAAAAAGGTTGTTTCCTGTGCGATATTATCAAGGCCAGCCGGGATCAACGGAATTTCGTGCTGCAACGCGGTCAATTCTGCATCCTGCTTCTGAACAGATATCCGTACAATAACGGACATTTAATGGTCGCGCCTTATAAACATGCCGACGCCCTGGAAAGCCTGGCCCCGGAAGAAACGGCCGAAATGATGCGGCTGGCTTCCGGCGTCTGCCGGGCGCTCCGGAAATGCCTGAAACCAGACGGATTCAACCTGGGGCTCAACATTGGCGCGGCCGCCGGGGCCGGGTTAAAGGACCATCTGCACCTGCATATCGTTCCGCGCTGGGAAGGCGACACGAACTTCATGCCGGTGCTGGGCGGGGTGAAAATCATTCCCCAGCCCCTGGAAGAAGTCTGGCGCAAACTGCGTAAGGCCTTAAACAGTGATCAATAA
- a CDS encoding class I SAM-dependent methyltransferase — protein MLFLDAQEKKEWRALAAEAFAGKCGPEQLQPRVRANLAPMFAYYLGSLLAAKGQVKLGRQWLAAGALAEEEKLMSNAYLSSFIERRHGQVAMPAVVFADPRPYIHFTGVPAVRDSRLNFLRHCSHSLPAFTSPVGIMDIGCGDGALTAAFIKALRRAGKIGDIAEIMLIDRSQGMLDLAVTTVHNAVKGAPVKSVKSKIEDVSGKIDRHYDIVVSSLAFHHMPVEQKRIHLKTLKRWMDHFIIFEIDANNDLPEQHSPEMALSVYQSYGRMINLVFTHDAPVELALACVDAFLMTEEISFLIQPRGERNDYHMLKTQWHDLFEETLTPDFGCLCDSPCYADDYTGFFTMHYGR, from the coding sequence ATGCTTTTTTTAGACGCGCAGGAAAAAAAAGAATGGCGGGCGCTGGCGGCCGAGGCGTTTGCCGGCAAATGCGGGCCGGAGCAATTGCAACCCCGCGTCCGCGCCAACCTGGCCCCGATGTTCGCTTATTATCTGGGATCTTTACTGGCCGCCAAGGGCCAGGTCAAACTGGGCCGGCAATGGCTGGCGGCCGGCGCCCTGGCGGAAGAAGAAAAACTGATGTCCAACGCGTATCTCTCGTCCTTTATTGAGCGCCGGCATGGACAAGTGGCCATGCCGGCGGTTGTTTTTGCGGACCCGCGGCCTTATATCCATTTCACCGGCGTGCCGGCCGTGCGCGATTCGCGTTTGAACTTTTTAAGGCATTGCTCGCATTCGCTGCCGGCATTTACCAGTCCGGTCGGCATTATGGATATTGGCTGTGGCGATGGCGCCTTGACTGCGGCTTTTATTAAGGCATTGCGCCGGGCGGGCAAAATCGGCGACATTGCAGAAATCATGCTGATTGACCGCTCGCAGGGCATGCTTGATCTGGCCGTTACCACGGTTCACAACGCTGTCAAAGGCGCCCCGGTAAAATCCGTGAAAAGCAAAATAGAAGACGTCTCCGGCAAAATTGACCGGCATTACGATATTGTCGTCAGCTCGCTGGCCTTCCACCACATGCCGGTTGAGCAGAAACGGATTCATTTGAAAACTTTAAAACGCTGGATGGACCATTTTATTATTTTTGAAATAGATGCCAATAATGACCTGCCGGAGCAGCACTCGCCGGAAATGGCGCTCTCCGTTTATCAGTCTTACGGCCGCATGATTAACCTGGTTTTTACGCACGATGCGCCGGTTGAGCTGGCGCTGGCCTGTGTGGACGCGTTTCTGATGACGGAGGAAATATCCTTTTTGATCCAGCCGCGGGGCGAGCGCAACGACTACCATATGCTCAAAACCCAGTGGCACGATCTCTTTGAAGAAACGCTCACGCCCGATTTCGGCTGCCTCTGCGACTCGCCCTGTTACGCTGATGACTACACCGGATTTTTCACCATGCATTACGGACGCTGA